The Solanum pennellii chromosome 11, SPENNV200 sequence gattttttttctctctcatggTTATCTTAATCAACCAATTTCTGgtgatttttcatcctttaatttatttattacttaacaAATAGTGTATAATGTATAATTCACTGCTAAAATGAGGGAAGAAAGAGGGTAAGAACATTTACAAGACTCATTGGTGTGCAAAACCTTCCTCAAATTCAGAACGCAAATGTAGAATCTTTGTCTACTCGTGAGGATCTTGAAAAAGACGACGAAGATCGGATAGTTGTCGAACAATtttctattagtttgttttgtatttatagttcttttttagaatttgNttctaatttgtatttattctaaaggtatgtcaactagttatgtattttatttaagaacgagtacaccaaatattcaattatttcttttcaattttatatttcattcactttttcatcatactaattttttgtattttatatattattatacaaaattctaaagaaaaactagaataaatagaaatacaaataaaatacatattgaaatgaatacatacaggatttttgaagaaaaaaataactatatagggataaaatatatgaaaatacaaatatatttcttaaataactatatagataaattcggcatacctattggaatgaatacaaactaataaaaaaccataataaatataaatagaatatattgtggaatgaatataattttaaaaaggtaaaaattctggagacaaaaaaaacaaaatttaaattttatttgaaaatgtaactgatgagaaaattaaggaTGCTTgcctttttttgaaatattcccccccttaattttctcctttttgttattaaataattatattctttaaataaaaataaataataaaaacataaataagatacataacaaactaaaatgacatttttactaaatattgaaattgttgctAATGAGTCCtcttaaatgctaaaatattgacattttgaaaaatttcccaattaattaaactcattttcttCCTCAAATACTTCATAATTTTTAAGCCCAAACATTTAGAACACCATAAAATAGGCCCAATTAGATTTCTCAATATGTTATTTACATAATCTTATTCATGTTAAGCCCAAACATGAATAAGATTTTTTTGTGTCCATCCATCCATATGTACACTTTTAAGACGATTTACGTATACGATAACAATAGATTCAGTATAATTCTACAAATGAGAATCGAAAAATGATAAAGTATATACAGATTTTATCTCTACCTCGTTAACTCGTAAggatatatttcaaataatcaACCACACATagataaaagagaagataacataaaaataaaatgtttattaAAGATTATAGATTTCTAAACCATACACTTAGGGATAATTTTAAGAAGTTGGATTAAAGCCCAATAGATATCTTTTAATAGgttttcttgttattttatCCAAAGTTTCTGCAGGAAATGCCATATATTCCTGAGTGACCCTAGATTTCATTTCTGTGGCCTCAACAAGAAGATCATAAGTATTATCATATTCATCAAAATGCATAACGGATGCTTGATTCACTTTCACATACTTAAATACTCTAACACCTTTAGCTCTCTTAGTTGCCTCCTTCACCGCGTATTTCGCTATGTCCACCACTCTAGGATCATTTGGATCCAACTCTGTCCAAATATTTGGTCGTATAAGTAATCTTTGATCATCATTTGTTGCAAGACAGAAGGTGGAAGCAATTGCTATCGTCGATAGAGTGATAAAAAGGAGGGAAGTTAATTTGAGAGTCATGTTTTTGATAGTAGAGTGGTTAACACTAAGAGGTTGAGGGTACTATTTATAGGAAATTTTAAGGTACaatatagattttatttttaattgataaattggTTGCTTTTATTAAGAGGTACAATtagatttgtttttatttattaatgagattgtagttttgtttcatattcaaaatgtgatttaatttttgttgacgagtgtgaacataattttatactattttgtCTGTTTTAATGATTATTTCTTTAGATtgtataaagaaatttaaaatttcatttgacTAATATAAACATAGGGATTGAGGCAACGAATTGGGCTTTCATGAAATCCCAAATGTTTGTGCTTAATTTATAGGACTTCCAAGATAGGCCCTATTAGATAATCTCTGGGCTAACTTTTgtatataacaaacataaaattcgtATTTGTATACTATATCAAAGTATACATAATTGTGCGTTATAGTAAAGATATATacgtataattcgctatacatatacaattgaagcgaattgtataaaacgagacagagagaaattatatacaatttgaatttgtataaaacgagaaagagagaaaggcaaaagaaattGGGCAAGcgaatatttttattgtataattataagtgtataggatgaaaatatatatatttgcatgtgtatatataattttctcacgATTTATACAAGCAGAAATACAATTTatacatcatttttatttatataagcgagagaggcgagggcGATGAGCGAGATTGGGGAGAGTGGAtggcgagatctgggagaggggaacgaaaatatatgcatttatgTAATTTCCTCTCGCTTTATTCAAACACAAAcgcaatttatatatttgtgtttgtataaaaagcgagagagggcagCGAGACTGCCACCAAACGAGAGTGGCCAGCGAGATTCCACCAAGGAGAGTGATGaaaatagctatagtttgctataaggtacaattaaatcaaattatatttatagcatttaatttgaattaatagtttgctattatatacaattttccctaatcTATATTCTCTTGTGAAAACAcgcacaaaataaaaaaatatatgaagaacATAAACTCCAACAATTTGGGTGTTAATAATTCTGGACTTTTCAGAATTCGTGGATACATTACTCATTCACTCGATACATAAGTTATGTATCAAATACATAACTATAAATCAGATTCATACTTAGAGTCGTCAATATGGGTTAGGCATGTTGGGCCGGCCTGGTCTAAGCCTGGATTCAATACGTTTGAGCTATGATTTTTTGGGGCGCATTTAAGAAAAGAGTATTTTAGCCCCGCCTGAATAAGTCTGCGGATTTGTGGGGCTAGAGAAATGTAGTAGGACCGGCCCGTGgacttataaaaattaattaaaaaatttaatataatatcaaaatttaaattaaagagTCCAAgctcaaaacaattaggttaatatttttattaagatatttatacttctacttggaaaaaaaaaacttaataagtattataaagataattttattggtgaatttgattaacaagtagtaataTTAACATCATGTGATATGGTTTTGTCGATTTTTAagataatgtttttaaattgcaagtcatagtttgatttaataattataaaaaaaaaacataattttttaaaaaagtggaTTGGCCTGGCAAACTTGTAGCCCACATACTTGTGGGTTGGACCGATCATTTTCTGGCCCATAAAAAATGGGCTAGCTCAACCTGACCCgtaaaatatcaaaacatgTATGAATTAGCCCGAACGGGGTGAGTTAGTCCATATTGGCAACTCTAT is a genomic window containing:
- the LOC107004289 gene encoding uncharacterized protein LOC107004289, encoding MTLKLTSLLFITLSTIAIASTFCLATNDDQRLLIRPNIWTELDPNDPRVVDIAKYAVKEATKRAKGVRVFKYVKVNQASVMHFDEYDNTYDLLVEATEMKSRVTQEYMAFPAETLDKITRKPIKRYLLGFNPTS